In Phyllopteryx taeniolatus isolate TA_2022b chromosome 8, UOR_Ptae_1.2, whole genome shotgun sequence, one genomic interval encodes:
- the psmd8 gene encoding 26S proteasome non-ATPase regulatory subunit 8 has protein sequence MRQSYYVGRGRAVICRITMALRETAGLYETLKAEWNKKSPNLTKCGELLTKLKVSLLELNFLPTSDSTFTKQQLILARDVLEIGALWSILKKDIPSFERYMAQLKCYYFDYKEELPEAAYMHQILGLNLLFLLSQNRVSEFHTELERLSARDIQTNVYIRHPVSLEQYLMEGSYNKVFLAKGNIPAESYTFFIDILLDTIRDEIAGCIEKAYEQIQFTEATRVLFFTSSKKMTEYAKKRGWSLNAAGCYSFSSQQQRTEEVSIPSTELAQQVIEYARQLEMIV, from the exons ATGCGTCAGTCGTATTACGTCGGCCGGGGTCGTGCTGTAATTTGCAGAATCACTATGGCGTTGAGGGAGACTGCGGGGCTATACGAGACGCTGAAAGCCGAGTGGAACAAGAAAAGCCCAAATCTTACTAAATGCGGCGAACTACTCACTAAACTCAAG GTGTCGTTACTGGAGCTGAACTTTCTACCCACAAGCGACTCCACGTTCACCAAACAGCAGCTTATCTTAGCCC GTGATGTTCTCGAAATTGGAGCCCTGTGGAGCATCCTGAAAAAAGACATCCCCTCCTTTGAGCGATACATGGCCCAGCTCAAGTGCTACTACTTTGACtacaa GGAGGAGCTACCGGAAGCAGCCTACATGCACCAGATTCTGGGACTCAATCTGCTCTTCCTACTCTCACAAAACCGCGTATCCGAGTTCCACACGGAGCTGGAACGTCTGAGTGCGCGCGACATTCAGACTAATGTGTACATCAGGCATCCCGTGTCCTTAGAGCAG TATTTAATGGAGGGAAGCTACAACAAAGTGTTCCTGGCCAAAGGCAACATCCCGGCTGAGAGCTACACCTTCTTCATTGACATCCTACTCGACACAATTCG TGACGAGATCGCCGGCTGTATCGAGAAAGCCTACGAACAGATTCAGTTCACAGAGGCCACACGTGTGCTTTTCTTCACGTCGTCCAAAAAGATGACAGAGTACGCCAAGAAG CGCGGGTGGAGCCTGAATGCCGCCGGCTGCTACTCGTTCAGCAGTCAGCAACAGCGCACGGAGGAGGTCAGCATCCCGTCCACGGAGTTGGCGCAGCAGGTCATCGAGTACGCCAGGCAGCTGGAGATGATCGTGTGA
- the nup88 gene encoding nucleoporin 88, producing MAAFGSDRWLSGLANHDIFKKIRNTLGSEPMTSERAVAKNLIFCLGGDFFLWDDANRVFYTTSLRQLNTAEEQDGGSFQTLMCINPPRFPVCQLLLSPTQGHVALVGERGASVLELPQRWGKRSEFEGGRSLVNCKTTPVAERFFTSSPSVSLRQAAWYPSETGEPLLVLLTSDNTIRFYCLKAPQAPVKVVPVSQCDDDSSVQVPARSYAASLGEVAVAFDFGPLSYVRERRVYPLYILYENGETYLCHTSRVTTVSVGKRVGPLPMYPAAEDNYGYDACAILCLPCVPRILVIATETGMLYHCVVLESDDDDAEPRWITGGVPALYVFECVELELTLKVASAAGDDTEDVLDFTCPIRLHRDALCPQRYHCTHEAGVHSVGLIWVDKLQTFLRAGDEDKDSLPDLAAERRCAVEHIVCTRPLAASRSAPVRGFLIVSDLSLGATMICVSAAYECILLPLLSSIRAPSPPLLCSQSNPGSASSPLRGLAGNSFEQHVRNILARGSTNPLLLKAGDGEPSPQERLQLLSRATQVFREEYILKQDMAREELQKRVKLLRGQRAKQLEEMAQCREERRSLREEAERLADKFEDAKYRQEAVAERVKRVLAGQQIRLPILSNSEKDMRKDLQAMGEQLRHLDICIKQVKMKMEYQKTQVDKGAPVAAPAPGRATISLSTTQKKVVQDVLREEGQQIVDMMKRVREMSCLIAMRSSDLYLSNK from the exons ATGGCGGCGTTCGGCTCAGACCGTTGGCTCAGCGGCTTAGCAAACCAcgacattttcaagaaaatacgCAACACGCTGGGCTCGGAGCCCATGACGTCCGAGCGAGCGGTCGCAAAGAATCTTATCTTTTGCTTGGGCGGCGACTTCTTCTTGTGGGACGACGCGAACCGCGTGTTTTACACGACGAGTTTGCGCCAGTTGAACACGGCTGAGGAGCAAGACGGTGGGAGCTTCCAGACGCTGATGTGTATCAACCCTCCTCGCTTCCCGGTGTGCCAGCTCCTTCTCAGCCCCACGCAGGGTCACGTAGCGCTAGTGGGCGAGCGGGGCGCCTCGGTGCTGGAGCTCCCGCAGCGTTGGGGCAAAAGGTCCGAGTTCGAGGGCGGGCGCAGCCTCGTCAACTGCAAGACCACCCCGGTGGCCGAGCGCTTCTTCACCAGCTCGCCGTCGGTGAGTCTCCGCCAGGCGGCCTGGTACCCGAGCGAGACCGGGGAGCCGCTCCTGGTGCTGCTCACGTCCGACAACACCATACGCTTTTACTGCTTGAAGGCCCCCCAGGCTCCTGTCAAAGTGGTGCCCGTGTCGCAGTGCGATGACGACAGCAGCGTGCAGGTGCCGGCCCGGTCCTACGCGGCCTCCCTGGGGGAGGTCGCTGTAGCCTTCGACTTCGGCCCGTTGTCCTACGTGAGGGAGAGGCGCGTCTACCCGCTCTACATCCTCTACGAGAACGGCGAGACGTACCTGTGCCACACCAGCCGCGTGACCACGGTGAGCGTGGGGAAGCGCGTGGGCCCCCTGCCCATGTACCCCGCTGCCGAGGACAACTACGGCTACGACGCCTGCGCCATCCTCTGCCTGCCCTGCGTGCCCCGCATCCTGGTCATCGCCACGGAGACGGGCATGCTGTACCACTGCGTGGTGCTGGAGtcggacgacgacgacgcggAGCCCAG GTGGATAACAGGCGGGGTGCCGGCCCTCTACGTGTTTGAGTGCGTGGAGCTGGAGCTCACTCTCAAGGTGGCGTCGGCGGCGGGCGACGACACCGAGGATGTGTTGGACTTCACCTGCCCCATCCGGCTGCACCGGGACGCGCTGTGCCCGCAGCGCTACCATTGCACCCACGAGGCGGGGGTCCACAGCGTGGGCCTCATCTGGGTGGACAAGCTGCAGACGTTCCTGCGGGCGGGCGACGAGGACAAGGACAGTCTACCCGATCTGGCGGCCGAGCGACGTTGCGCGGTGGAGCACATCGTGTGCACCCGGCCCCTCGCCGCCAGCCGCTCGGCCCCGGTGCGAGGCTTCCTCATCGTGTCGGACCTCTCGCTGGGAGCCACCATGATCTGCGTGAGCGCCGCCTACGAGTGCATCCTGCTGCCTTTGCTCAGCTCCATCCGGGCTCCCTCGCCGCCGTTGCTGTGTAGCCAGTCCAACCCGGGCTCGGCCAGCTCTCCTCTGCGCGGCCTGGCCGGAAACTCCTTTGAGCAGCATGTCCGCAACATCCTGGCGCGGGGCTCCACTAACCCGCTCCTGCTCAAG GCTGGCGACGGGGAGCCTTCACCCCAGGAGCGCCTCCAGCTCCTAAGTCGAGCCACGCAGGTGTTCCGTGAGGAGTATATCCTGAAGCAGGACATGGCACGCGAGGAGCTCCAGAAGCGCGTCAAGCTCCTGCGAGGCCAAAGGGCCAAGCAGCTGGAGGAGATGGCGCAGTGCCGAGAGGAGCGCCGGAGCCTGCGCGAGGAGGCCGAGCGGCTGGCTGACAAGTTCGAGGACGCAAAGTACCGGCAGGAGGCCGTGGCCGAGCGTGTCAAACGCGTGCTGGCCGGCCAGCAGATCCGCCTACCCATCCTGTCCAACAGTGAGAAGGACATGCGCAAGGATCTGCAGGCCATGGGGGAGCAACTCAGGCACTTGGACATCTGTATCAAGCAGGTGAAGATGAAAATGGAGTACCAGAAGACGCAGGTGGACAAAGGTGCCCCTGTAGCTGCCCCCGCCCCCGGCAGGGCCACCATCTCTCTGAGCACAACGCAGAAGAAGGTGGTGCAGGACGTGCTTCGTGAAGAGGGCCAGCAGATCGTGGACATGATGAAGAGGGTCAGGGAGATGTCTTGCCTCATCGCCATGAGGAGCTCCGACTTGTACTTGAGCAACAAGTGA